The proteins below are encoded in one region of Mycobacterium pseudokansasii:
- the mtf2 gene encoding fatty-acid O-methyltransferase Mtf2 yields MALKDRVYDVVLPVGWKLNQKAQKYIYPSFTKRVATDELVFLNMGYEEDPPMAIPLEPSDEPDRYSIQLYHRVATQVDLTGKRVLEVGAGHGGGASYLTRTLHPASYTGLDLNPAGIAFCQKKHHVRGLDFVQGDAQNLPFADESFDAVINIESSLYYPDFARFLGEVARVLRPGGHFLYTDFRLPFGIAAWETALANAPMRIVAQTEVNDEILRGYEKLSPSLKELYDRNTPRLLRGLYAKLFAVDGKTTHPLKSWGFSYRVYCLAKA; encoded by the coding sequence ATGGCACTCAAAGACCGCGTGTACGACGTGGTTCTTCCGGTCGGCTGGAAGCTGAATCAGAAGGCCCAGAAGTATATTTACCCCTCCTTCACCAAGCGCGTCGCCACCGATGAGCTGGTGTTCCTCAACATGGGCTATGAAGAGGATCCACCGATGGCGATACCGCTGGAGCCCTCTGACGAGCCCGACCGGTACTCCATCCAGCTTTACCACCGTGTTGCGACCCAGGTGGATCTCACCGGCAAACGGGTGCTGGAGGTGGGTGCCGGTCACGGCGGCGGAGCCTCATACCTCACGCGTACCCTGCACCCGGCGTCCTACACCGGATTGGACCTGAACCCGGCCGGCATTGCGTTTTGCCAGAAGAAACACCATGTTCGCGGCCTCGATTTCGTGCAGGGCGATGCCCAGAACCTGCCATTCGCCGACGAATCGTTCGACGCCGTGATCAACATCGAATCCTCGCTCTACTACCCGGATTTCGCCCGTTTCCTCGGCGAAGTGGCGCGGGTCCTGCGTCCGGGAGGCCATTTCCTGTACACCGATTTCCGGCTCCCGTTTGGCATCGCCGCCTGGGAGACGGCGCTGGCCAACGCGCCGATGCGAATCGTTGCGCAGACCGAGGTCAATGATGAGATCCTGCGCGGATACGAGAAACTGTCGCCGTCACTGAAGGAGCTTTACGATCGCAATACGCCGCGGCTGCTACGGGGCCTATACGCAAAGCTTTTCGCAGTGGATGGCAAGACCACACATCCCCTGAAAAGCTGGGGATTCTCTTATCGCGTCTACTGCCTAGCCAAAGCCTGA
- a CDS encoding rhamnosyl O-methyltransferase, translating into MDVADAFMRLMDVLRKLTSAVAQLIYRPTGSAAEEYHKWYYSNLVWNQTTWLGVQCWKSVSDMWNYQEILFDLKPSLVIEFGSRYGGSALFFANVMRHTGQPFKVVSVDISHKALDPMALQDPDILFIESSSTVPAVAEHIERLKGDYRGSIFAILDSDHSMDHVLAEMKLLRPLLSSGDYLVVEDSDINGHPVLPGFGPGPYEAIEAYEREFPNDYKHDVARENKFGWTSAPNGFLIRN; encoded by the coding sequence ATGGACGTGGCGGACGCATTCATGCGACTGATGGACGTTTTGCGGAAGCTCACGAGCGCTGTGGCCCAACTGATTTACCGACCGACCGGCTCGGCGGCGGAAGAATACCATAAGTGGTACTACAGCAACTTGGTGTGGAATCAGACTACGTGGTTGGGCGTCCAATGCTGGAAGTCCGTGAGCGATATGTGGAATTACCAGGAGATCCTGTTCGACTTGAAGCCCTCGCTGGTCATCGAGTTCGGCAGCCGCTACGGCGGTTCGGCACTGTTCTTCGCGAACGTCATGAGACACACCGGCCAACCGTTCAAGGTGGTTTCCGTGGACATCTCACACAAGGCCCTCGATCCAATGGCCCTGCAGGATCCTGACATTCTGTTCATTGAGTCCTCATCCACTGTCCCAGCCGTCGCCGAGCACATCGAACGACTCAAAGGCGATTACCGCGGCAGTATCTTCGCCATCCTGGACAGCGACCACTCCATGGATCACGTACTGGCCGAGATGAAACTGCTGCGGCCCCTACTCTCCTCCGGCGACTACCTGGTAGTCGAAGACTCCGACATCAACGGGCATCCCGTCCTCCCGGGATTCGGACCCGGCCCATATGAGGCCATCGAGGCTTACGAGCGTGAATTCCCAAACGATTACAAGCATGACGTGGCGCGGGAGAACAAGTTCGGCTGGACATCTGCTCCTAACGGGTTCTTGATCCGCAACTGA
- a CDS encoding phthiocerol/phthiodiolone dimycocerosyl transferase, producing the protein MFSGSVIRKLSHSEEIFAQYEVFTSMTIQLRGAVDVDALSDAFDALLEAHPVLAGHLEPSPDGGWNLVADDMLHSGICVVDGTNGASSRDSQVRLDQSVSLMDSRLTLNEGGAELTLYVHHSMADGHHGAALVDELFSRYTDAVTTGDPGPIIPQSAPLPMEILLEQRGVKKQGLSGAERFMPVMFAYELPDTTKAAVVADPGSPQAVPVTRLLLSKLETSDLVAFGREHRLSINAVVAAAILLTEWQLRNTPHVPIPYVYPVDLRYLLAPPVAPTESTNLLGAASYLAEIRPDTDIVDLASDIVATLRADLANGVIQQSGLHFGTAFEGTPAGLPPLVFCTDATAFPTMRTPPGLELKDIRGQFYCSISVPLDLYSCGVYDGQLIIEHHGHLAEPEKSLEMIRSMLCTVPSEYGWVME; encoded by the coding sequence GTGTTTTCCGGATCCGTGATTCGAAAGCTGTCACACAGTGAGGAAATCTTCGCGCAATACGAAGTTTTCACTTCGATGACAATCCAGCTGCGCGGCGCTGTCGATGTCGACGCGCTGTCGGATGCTTTCGATGCCCTCCTCGAGGCCCACCCGGTCTTGGCGGGCCACCTCGAGCCAAGTCCCGATGGCGGTTGGAATCTGGTTGCCGACGACATGCTGCACTCCGGGATCTGTGTAGTCGACGGCACCAACGGGGCGTCTTCGAGAGACTCGCAAGTCCGGCTCGACCAGAGCGTGTCCTTGATGGATTCGCGGCTGACGCTCAACGAGGGCGGGGCCGAGCTGACGCTATATGTCCATCACAGCATGGCCGACGGTCACCACGGGGCCGCTCTCGTCGACGAGCTGTTCTCCCGGTACACCGACGCGGTAACGACTGGTGATCCGGGTCCGATAATCCCGCAGTCCGCGCCGCTGCCCATGGAGATCCTGCTCGAACAGCGGGGCGTCAAGAAGCAGGGGCTATCGGGAGCCGAGCGTTTCATGCCGGTGATGTTCGCCTATGAGCTCCCTGACACCACCAAGGCGGCTGTCGTCGCCGATCCTGGATCGCCCCAAGCTGTTCCAGTCACCAGGCTGCTGCTCTCCAAGCTCGAGACGTCGGACCTGGTGGCGTTCGGCCGTGAGCATCGACTCAGTATCAACGCCGTGGTCGCGGCGGCGATCCTGCTGACCGAGTGGCAACTCCGCAATACGCCGCACGTACCGATTCCCTACGTCTACCCCGTCGACTTACGGTATCTTCTTGCGCCGCCGGTGGCTCCGACCGAAAGCACCAACCTGCTCGGGGCGGCCTCCTACCTTGCAGAGATCAGGCCGGATACCGACATCGTAGATCTCGCAAGCGATATCGTTGCCACCCTGCGCGCTGATTTGGCCAATGGTGTGATCCAGCAGTCGGGGCTCCACTTCGGCACAGCATTCGAAGGGACTCCGGCCGGGCTGCCGCCACTTGTCTTCTGCACTGACGCCACCGCGTTCCCAACCATGCGCACACCGCCGGGTCTTGAGCTGAAAGACATTCGGGGCCAGTTCTATTGCTCCATTAGCGTGCCTCTCGATCTGTATTCCTGTGGCGTCTACGATGGGCAACTGATCATCGAGCATCATGGGCACCTAGCGGAACCGGAAAAGTCCCTCGAGATGATACGTTCCATGCTGTGCACTGTTCCCTCCGAGTATGGCTGGGTCATGGAATAA
- a CDS encoding ABC transporter permease — MMPITTQDVGLAPARSQDPENSVRLLIGQTLLQTKRLLIRWARDYVTVVGAIVLPILFMVVLNIVLGNLAYAVTHDSGLYSIVPLIAIGAAITGSTFVAIDLMRERSMGLLSRLWVLPVHRASGLIARILANAIRTLFTTLVMLGTGVVLGFRFRQGVIPSLMWVSVPVILGIAIAAIVTTVALYTAQTVVVEGVELVQAIAIFFSTGLVPLNSYPSWIQPVVAHQPVSFAIAAMRGYAMGGPVLSPMIGMLLWTIGICVACAVPMAIGYRRASTH; from the coding sequence ATGATGCCCATAACAACTCAGGACGTCGGGCTCGCGCCGGCGCGCTCGCAGGACCCGGAGAACTCTGTTCGCCTGCTCATTGGGCAAACTCTGTTGCAGACCAAACGGTTACTCATTCGGTGGGCCCGTGACTATGTCACCGTCGTCGGAGCGATCGTGTTGCCGATTCTGTTCATGGTGGTGTTGAACATCGTGCTCGGTAACCTGGCTTACGCGGTGACCCACGACAGCGGGCTCTACAGCATTGTTCCGCTCATTGCGATCGGTGCCGCGATCACCGGCTCAACATTCGTCGCGATAGACCTGATGCGCGAGCGCTCCATGGGCTTGCTTTCCCGATTGTGGGTGCTGCCGGTGCACCGGGCATCGGGCCTGATCGCTCGAATTCTGGCAAACGCGATCCGGACTCTGTTCACCACACTCGTGATGCTGGGCACGGGCGTTGTCTTGGGTTTCCGGTTTCGGCAGGGCGTGATCCCAAGCCTCATGTGGGTGAGTGTCCCGGTGATACTTGGCATCGCAATCGCCGCCATCGTCACCACTGTCGCGCTCTACACCGCGCAGACAGTAGTGGTTGAAGGCGTCGAGCTGGTCCAAGCAATCGCCATTTTCTTCTCCACCGGTCTGGTACCGCTCAATTCATATCCAAGCTGGATTCAGCCGGTCGTCGCCCATCAGCCAGTGAGCTTTGCCATCGCGGCGATGCGCGGATATGCGATGGGCGGTCCGGTCCTATCTCCAATGATCGGGATGCTGTTGTGGACCATAGGCATTTGCGTCGCATGCGCGGTACCCATGGCCATCGGCTATCGACGGGCCAGCACGCACTGA
- a CDS encoding ABC transporter permease has translation MSAAATVPTPAPTVLGFSPTVEKLNQSTLRQWRVLISRLFLRTSIGELFTTAGAPVVFMVGFYIPFAIPWNHFVGGASSGVASNLGQYITPLVTLQAISFAAIGSGFRAATDSLLGVNRRFSSMPIAPVTPVLARATVSVYRCSIGLAVSLVCGYVIGFRFHRGALYIVGFCVLVLAIGAVLSFGADLLGTVTKNPDAMLPLLTLPILIFGLLSVGLMPLRLFPRWIHPFVRNQPISQFVEAMRALAGDTTKRVLPVTWPVMAPTLAWIVGFTLFLVPMSVVVLSRRR, from the coding sequence ATGAGCGCCGCGGCCACAGTTCCAACCCCAGCGCCGACCGTCTTGGGGTTCAGCCCGACCGTGGAGAAGCTAAACCAGTCGACGCTTAGGCAATGGCGGGTGCTGATCAGCCGCTTGTTCTTGCGCACGAGCATCGGCGAGCTATTCACCACCGCCGGCGCGCCGGTGGTTTTCATGGTGGGCTTCTATATACCCTTCGCCATACCGTGGAACCACTTCGTCGGGGGTGCAAGCTCCGGCGTCGCCAGTAACCTAGGGCAATACATCACGCCATTGGTCACACTGCAGGCCATCTCGTTCGCCGCCATCGGGTCGGGCTTCCGGGCGGCAACCGACTCGCTGCTGGGTGTCAATAGACGGTTTAGCTCGATGCCGATCGCCCCGGTGACGCCGGTGCTTGCCCGCGCGACGGTCTCGGTGTACCGGTGCTCGATCGGTTTGGCGGTATCGCTGGTGTGCGGCTACGTGATCGGATTCCGGTTCCACCGCGGGGCCCTCTATATCGTCGGCTTTTGCGTATTGGTGCTGGCGATCGGGGCCGTGCTGTCGTTCGGCGCTGACCTGCTTGGCACCGTTACCAAGAACCCCGACGCCATGCTGCCCCTGCTGACCTTGCCCATTTTGATCTTCGGATTATTGTCGGTCGGCCTCATGCCGTTGCGGCTGTTTCCCCGGTGGATCCACCCGTTTGTCCGCAACCAACCGATCTCCCAATTCGTTGAGGCGATGCGGGCGCTGGCCGGTGATACCACCAAGAGAGTCTTACCGGTGACATGGCCTGTCATGGCGCCGACGTTGGCGTGGATCGTCGGTTTCACGCTGTTCTTGGTGCCCATGTCCGTCGTCGTTTTGTCCAGGCGGCGATGA
- a CDS encoding ATP-binding cassette domain-containing protein — translation MRNNDMAVVVRGIHKAFGTVVALDDVSFEVGRGEVIGLLGPNGAGKTTMVDILSTLTRPDGGSATVAGHDVVSDPAGVRRSIMVTGQQVAVDDALTGEQNLVLFGRLYGLSKSAARRRSQELLEQFGLMHAAKRRVSTYSGGMRRRIDIACGLVVQPQVAFLDEPTTGLDPRSRQAIWDLVASFKKLGVATLLTTQYLEEADALSDRIILIDHGTIIAEGTANELKHRAGDIFCEIVPRDLKDLNAIVAALGSLLPEQSRAILTPESDRITMPAPGGTHTLIEAARRIDEANIELADIALRRPSLDDVFLSMTTDPSESLSHLASAGMR, via the coding sequence ATGCGCAACAACGACATGGCAGTAGTGGTCCGCGGGATTCACAAGGCGTTCGGCACGGTAGTGGCCCTCGATGACGTCAGTTTCGAAGTGGGCCGCGGCGAAGTGATCGGGCTGCTCGGTCCCAACGGAGCCGGCAAGACCACCATGGTGGACATCTTGTCGACGCTGACCCGGCCGGATGGCGGCTCGGCGACCGTCGCCGGCCACGACGTCGTTTCCGATCCGGCCGGCGTGCGCCGCTCGATCATGGTCACCGGACAGCAGGTGGCCGTCGACGACGCGCTGACCGGTGAGCAGAACCTGGTGTTGTTCGGTCGCCTATACGGGCTGAGCAAGTCCGCGGCACGTCGCAGGTCGCAGGAACTGCTCGAGCAATTTGGGCTCATGCACGCCGCGAAGCGGCGGGTGAGCACCTATTCGGGCGGGATGCGTCGGCGCATAGACATCGCGTGCGGATTGGTGGTTCAGCCGCAAGTGGCTTTCCTCGACGAGCCCACCACAGGGCTGGACCCCAGAAGCCGGCAAGCTATTTGGGACCTGGTGGCCAGCTTCAAGAAGCTCGGTGTCGCCACCTTGTTGACGACGCAGTATCTCGAGGAGGCCGACGCGCTCAGCGACCGGATCATTTTGATCGACCACGGCACGATCATCGCGGAGGGCACCGCGAATGAGCTCAAGCACCGTGCCGGCGACATATTCTGCGAAATCGTGCCGCGAGACCTCAAGGACCTGAACGCTATCGTCGCTGCGCTCGGTTCACTGTTGCCCGAGCAGAGCAGGGCCATTCTGACACCCGAGTCGGACCGGATCACCATGCCGGCACCAGGCGGCACCCACACCTTGATCGAGGCCGCGCGCCGGATCGACGAGGCGAACATCGAGCTGGCCGACATCGCGCTACGCCGGCCGTCGCTCGATGACGTATTCCTTTCCATGACAACCGATCCCAGCGAGTCGCTGAGTCATCTGGCTTCGGCGGGCATGCGATGA